From the genome of Acipenser ruthenus chromosome 14, fAciRut3.2 maternal haplotype, whole genome shotgun sequence, one region includes:
- the LOC117419366 gene encoding endoplasmic reticulum-Golgi intermediate compartment protein 2-like, protein MMRRLNRKKALHLVQELDAFPKVPESYVETTASGGTVSLIAFTTMAVLAILEFFVYQHTWMKYEYEVDKDFSSKLRLNIDVTVAMRCQYIGADVLDLAETMVAASDGLTYEPVHFDLSPLQRIWQRTLLHIQSRLQEEHSLQDVLFKSVFKGAPTSLPPREDNPSQPPNACRIHGHLYVNKVAGNFHITVGKAIPHPRGHAHLAALISHDTYNFSHRVDHLSFGEEIPGIINPLDGTEKISVEHNHMFQYFITIVPTKLKTYKISADTHQFSVTEQERVINHATGSHGVSGIFMKYDISSLMVTVTEQHMPFWQFLVRLCGIIGGIFSTTGMVHGLVGFLVDIVCCRFKLGTYKPKDVSLLDGHVNNHTPLITENNKH, encoded by the exons ATGATGAGGCGACTGAACCGGAAGAAGGCCCTCCATTTGGTTCAAGAGCTGGATGCTTTCCCTAAAGTTCCTGAAAGCTATGTGGAGACAACAGCAAGTGGAGGAACAG TTTCATTAATCGCTTTTACAACCATGGCTGTGTTAGCCATTCTGGAGTTCTTTGTGTATCAGCATACCTGGATGAAATATGAATATGAAGTTGACAAAGATTTTTCCAG taaattaAGATTAAATATAGATGTCACCGTTGCTATGAGATGCCAAT ATATTGGTGCAGATGTTTTAGATTTAGCAGAAACAATGGTAGCAGCATCAGATGGTCTAACATATGAACCA GTTCATTTTGACCTATCGCCTCTGCAAAGAATTTGGCAAAG AACACTGCTACACATTCAGAGTCGACTGCAAGAAGAGCATTCGCTTcaagatgttttatttaaaagtgtttttaaaggaGCTCCAACATCCTTGCCTCCAAG GGAAGATAATCCTTCACAGCCCCCCAATGCTTGCAGGATACATGGACACCTGTATGTCAACAAAGTTGCAGGGAATTTTCACATAACAGTGGGCAA ggcAATTCCTCACCCGCGAGGCCATGCTCATTTAGCGGCTCTTATTAGCCATGATA CTTACAACTTCTCACATCGAGTAGATCACTTGTCTTTCGGGGAGGAAATTCCAGGAATTATTAATCCTTTGGATGGAACAGAAAAAATCTCAGTAGAAC ATAATCACATGTTCCAGTACTTCATCACAATTGTGCCGACGAAGCTAAAAACATACAAGATCTCCGCAGATACTCACCAGTTTTCAGTCACAGAACAG GAACGTGTAATAAACCATGCAACAGGCAGTCATGGTGTATCAGGGATATTCATGAAATACGACATTAGCTCACTCATGGTGACAGTGACAGAACAGCACATGCCGTTCTGGCAGTTCCTCGTCCGCCTCTGTGGCATTATTGGAGGGATCTTCTCAACAACAG gAATGGTACATGGACTTGTTGGCTTCTTAGTGGACATCGTCTGCTGTCGTTTTAAGCTAGGTACTTACAAGCCTAAAGAT GTCAGTCTCCTGGATGGGCATGTCAATAACCACACGCCTCTGATAACAGAAAACAACAAGCACTAG
- the LOC117419647 gene encoding kxDL motif-containing protein 1-like isoform X2: MDPTASGMFCGRMLSMVNSEDVNAIIQAQRHMLDRFEKTNEMLLNFNGLSNVRLQQMNDRFQNHTRTLVEMKKDLDSIFRRIRTLKGKISKQYPDAFNNVHESPILEDDDDDFDPIPPSTATTTATSEQSTESCDTSPDILSLSMSRCSEDFSQELPETPTSNGQRKPYDENEEEHDPEKE, translated from the exons ATGGATCCCACAGCTTCTGGCATGTTTTGTGGGAGGATGCTGAGCATGGTGAACTCAGAGGATGTGAATGCCATTATCCAAGCTCAGAGGCACAT GCTGGATCGGTTTGAAAAGACAAATGAGATGCTCCTAAACTTTAATGGGCTGTCGAACGTGCGTCTGCAGCAGATGAACGACCGGTTTCAGAACCACACGCGGACGCTGGTGGAGATGAAGAAGGACCTCGACAGCATCTTCAGGCGAATCAG GACACTTAAGGGCAAGATTTCAAAACAGTACCCAGATGCCTTTAACA atgTTCACGAATCTCCAATTCTTGAAGACGATGATGATGATTTTGATCCCATACCTCCAAgcacagcaaccacaacagccaCATCAGAACAGAGCACAGAATCTTGTGACACCAGTCCGGATATCTTATCCCTGTCGATGAGCCGCTGCTCTGAAGATTTTTCTCAAGAACTGCCAGAAACGCCTACTTCTAATGGACAGAGGAAACCTTACGATGAAAATGAAGAAGAACATGATCCAGAGAAGGagtag
- the LOC117419647 gene encoding kxDL motif-containing protein 1-like isoform X1 has product MCVQGLLVLHLVGTKKSIMDPTASGMFCGRMLSMVNSEDVNAIIQAQRHMLDRFEKTNEMLLNFNGLSNVRLQQMNDRFQNHTRTLVEMKKDLDSIFRRIRTLKGKISKQYPDAFNNVHESPILEDDDDDFDPIPPSTATTTATSEQSTESCDTSPDILSLSMSRCSEDFSQELPETPTSNGQRKPYDENEEEHDPEKE; this is encoded by the exons ATGTGTGTGCAGGGGCTGCTGGTTCTACATCTTGTAGG TACAAAGAAGAGCATTATGGATCCCACAGCTTCTGGCATGTTTTGTGGGAGGATGCTGAGCATGGTGAACTCAGAGGATGTGAATGCCATTATCCAAGCTCAGAGGCACAT GCTGGATCGGTTTGAAAAGACAAATGAGATGCTCCTAAACTTTAATGGGCTGTCGAACGTGCGTCTGCAGCAGATGAACGACCGGTTTCAGAACCACACGCGGACGCTGGTGGAGATGAAGAAGGACCTCGACAGCATCTTCAGGCGAATCAG GACACTTAAGGGCAAGATTTCAAAACAGTACCCAGATGCCTTTAACA atgTTCACGAATCTCCAATTCTTGAAGACGATGATGATGATTTTGATCCCATACCTCCAAgcacagcaaccacaacagccaCATCAGAACAGAGCACAGAATCTTGTGACACCAGTCCGGATATCTTATCCCTGTCGATGAGCCGCTGCTCTGAAGATTTTTCTCAAGAACTGCCAGAAACGCCTACTTCTAATGGACAGAGGAAACCTTACGATGAAAATGAAGAAGAACATGATCCAGAGAAGGagtag